The Lutzomyia longipalpis isolate SR_M1_2022 chromosome 2, ASM2433408v1 DNA window TAGGAATCACTTGAGTTTGCACAATCTGCTAAATAACGCCACTCGAGTGCACTTGAAGAGTCTCTCAAGAGTACTCAGAGTACAGATAAAAGCTGCGGAGATTGGAGCTGAACTTACTTTCTATGCGCCAGCATCTGTGACAGTTCACCCAAACGGATGTCCCGATTGGGTAATTCGAGTGGCTGAAGAAAAGTCTTTCCGTTCATGTGTTCACCCACAAGTCTTACAACCTGAAGGGGTGTCAGGCAGTCCCACAGTCCATCCGTGGCGAGCACGAGGAACTTATCGCGTGGCTCCAGGCGGTGATACTTAATCTCCGGCTGTGCTGTCAGGTATGGCGGTGTGTGGTAGTGCGGAGGTACAGCAGCCTCCCCATACTGCGGAGCTGCCACTTTCTCCAGCGTATCTCGTGGCCATTTGTACCGGAAATCTCCGAGGGCTCGCAATGGTGCCAACTGCCCCAAGAGACGATCCACCCGGATAACCGTATCCCTCTCATTGGGTGGATGCTGTGCGAGGATTCGTCGCACCTCACCCACATTCTGAGCATTGTGTTCCGTTGTGAGCTTCCTAGCTGTCCATTGACCCGTTGTGTCATTCATGGACCCCAGGACAGCTCCACAATCCCCAACACCAGCAACGTGAAGGTGACAACCATCAACGTGTGCCACACAGGCTACAGCTCCACTCATGGCAACAGCAAGTGTCCTCACACTGGTGTTCTCAATTGCCTCCCGACTCATATCCCCATCCAGACGCAACACAGCCTGCTCCATAACTTGCTCTACGGAGGTACTGCCCTTGCGCCTCAGCAAATCCCCGGCGAATTTGCTGAAACTCTCCTCGTAGATGTCACGAATTTCCGGAACAAACTCCAAACGATCATTGTGGCATTGGAGGAAAGAGAAACTCTTGGCATTGTCATCCAAAAGGCGTCTCAGATCTGTTGGATTGATCAAACTAGCAGCAATGTAGCGCAGAATTCTCTTCGAGGAGACCTGAATATTATTTGTTAGAGGAAATTGAGGATTTCATTCAGGTAGGTGCTTCAGAATACATATTGTTTAGAATTAGGGATTCtaccaaagctttcgacccaACAAAAACGTATTAACTGTTAGTAACGAAAAGTACagaatttcataaaactttGTCTTTTTAGACacaaaattcttgattttgttctaaaaatgcCAATGATTTAatctagaaaaaaacttatttgaCAGTTTGAAAGGATCAGGGTATCTTCATCAGGTGCCtgattgaaggaaaaatttttaatttcaaaaatttctaatcAAAGAAATGAATCAAATAGCCTTTGAAGTAGATTTATTTATgacaaaaaactaaatttaaagaaatttctaagAAGTAGGTCTTTAAACAGTCCttagaaagaaaaggaaaacaatATATAAGTCGAAAGCCTTggaaaagtacaaaaaaaatgcttcaagaAAAGTCATCAAATGAAGATTCCAATGGAAGCTGTGGTTTCAGATCTCTAATCTTTCTtatcaagcttttttttttaaatacttttttcaacaaaaaaaaattatcaaaaaaattattttaagttcaGTGActaaaaaagctctcaaagatGAATTTATTCCTCCCACTCATAGGAAATTCCAATGGCACGTGGTTTTCAGCTTCAATATCTTATCTAAAATCTCTTATCTAGGGAATTTGCAAATCGCAGCAATTACCTGTGCGCAAGCAGAGCCCCCATGTCCGTCGAAGACACCAACAAGGAGTCCTGAGGTGTAGAGGCAATTTGCTTCAGTCCTTGCATCCTCCATGGGGCTATTGGAGGCCAGCTGGTTGGAGTCAAAGTATCGAACGGAGCCACCGGAAAAGTCCTTCGTGAATTCATTGGCCCGGAGAATTTGATTGACCTGCAAAGTGATAAGAAGGAATGATGATTAAATCTCATGAAATCTCACCCTGTGGCAGTTGTCAGTACATCATGAGGTGAGAGTTTGGGTATCTCTGAGCGGTACTTCCGCATGTGGGCTAGGAGGCTCCTATCCACGGCCCCCAGGCGCCGCATTTTGCGCACAAAGGTCGCCATGGGCCGGCAAGAATCACTCGCGATTTGCAAAAGTTCACCGCGACGGAACTTTCTCGCGCAAAAACTTCGTTAATTAGTGGATGACAAGCAGAAATCTCACATTCTCTCGCCAGGAGGGATCACGGAGGAGGTGCGAATTGCGAAGAAGAAACTTTATTTAcgtttttatctatttttatttacgtTTTGCGTTTTGCGCGATGTGTCAACTTTTTCGGGGTTGCAAAAACTCATCGAGTAATCGATGAAATGTATTGAGCGGGAAAATACGCGGGAATTTTGAATGGGAAAGTTCGTTGAACGATTTTCagattcattattttcttttctaattggGAAATTCTTATTCtcgattgttttttttttttaatgaaaaacttgCAAAGAATTGTTTACaagaatattctttctttgaattttggaTTTCATGgaacatgaagaaaaattaaattccgtctaaaatgaattgaagagaattttatcaaaaaaaaaattaatctaagAACGGGATTTATTGGCTTTTGGTGGAGGACAAAGTTCGAATTGAGATTCACAGGAATGTGCAGTTCATCCCAATCCGTCTCCAGAGCTTCATCGTTTTTTTCCTAACGCATCAAATGCAagtaaattttgtgaaaaatcactTCAAAAAGTTCcctaaaaactaaattttctttcaaaattcttctcgCAGTGTTCTTAGACAAGAGGCACAAGTCGAAGCTCCCGAAGGAACTGCAGGATCTGAATGATTTGGAGAAGAAGCCCAGGCAGGACGACGTAGCTGCAACACTCAATCCGGAAGTTGATCCATTGTCTAACATCAAGGAGCTGAGTAGCTACATTGAGCAGCTCGATCATCCACCACTGAAGCTCCCGATTGAGAAGATCCCCAATTATCCTGAAGCTCTTGACGACGATCTCAGCAATTTGCGCGTACCGTCTCCACCTATTTTGGGAGCTGCAGACATCCAGAAGGTTGAGAATAAATCAATGGATCCGGAAGCAGCGGGAATGGCGTGTTCGTCAAACTACAGGCAAGCCATGCAGGCCTACAATAGGGGCTTATTGGATCGCACACGGATGAACACACAGACTGAAGTGGAGCTTTTTGGGCAGTTTGTCGTGAAGATGTTGCGCAAAATGAATGAACCATCACGCTTCGCAACCATGTCCAAGATGTCCAGCATTTTGTTTGAGAATATTCTCAGCTCCGGCTTTGCGAACACTGAGGGCAATGGAGGTAATGGAGGGAATGGGGGCAATGGAGGCACAAATGGAGCATCTGGAGTGAATGGAGACGGCGGAGACGGTGATGTTGCAATGTCAATGATTGATGCTCTGATCAGTAAGCATGAGTCCAATTAGCGCTacttttcccgccaaaaaattGTTGCAATTGTGAGCTTTGTATGCATTTTGTTTAGCTTTGTTTTagctttttgtttaattattatttttcattgttaaaaatctttataaattcaCCTAGAAAGTCTCCACAATAAAAGGAATAGAGctttaatcataaaatgagtctttttcattgaatttttagcggaatttttgcttctttgctttgatttttaacaaagaaCTTGTTTAGAATGCTTCTGCTCCTTCCGAGGGTATAAAGGTAAGTAATTGGgctgaaataattaaataaagacGTCCCCGGAAGGATCAGGAAActcaaagaaaagttctttgtcttcttcccaattttctttcaagaacttctttttatttcattctcctcaaaattggaattttaacAAATCAAACTGGtcgttttttattaatttttagtgactgaatttatttgaaaacttattttgtacattttaatTGTCTACAAATTGTAATCAATATGTCATCAATGCTGTCCAAAATGCCCATCGCGGGGAAATCTACTAAATGCTACAACATCATGCTTCACACGAATCTGCTGGGATTTTTAGGGATCACAAGGAGTTCCCTGGATGATTTGCTTGGTATTTGCCCGGAGGATCCGGAAGTTGTGCTGCTGGGGATCGAGTTGTTTGTAGATGAAGGCCGGCATACGATCAGAGAGTACCCAGAGTGTACCGCTGGGATCGACTTTGAGATCATTGGGGAAGACTAGTGCCTCTGAGTCTGAATCCACGAGTCCCTGATTATCAGGATTGAAGGGTTTATTGGTGTTCCAGCATCCAATAGCGTCCCTATTGACCTGCAGGACGAAGAGacagaaaagagaaattaattccaTGAAATTAATTCAGGGATGAAGATTGAGGGGAGAAAGGATGATGATTGATGAGCTCACCTGGGTGTAGAAGATAACTTCAGTGCTGGGATCGTAGAATTCAGCTGTAGACTGGCTGTTTTGTCCACGATCTCCGAGGAGTTTGTACTCGTAGTAAGCATCAGAACCGGTGGAATAAGTTTCATTCTGGAGAACTTTGTTGGGCACAGCAAACTCCTTCGTGCTGGACAAGGCGTGGAAGTAGACAAGGCGACTGCCATCGGGCAGAGGCTTCCCAACGGCCATCCCGAAGACTCCATCAGTCCACTGGAAGTTCACTCCGGCAACATTGTAGTCACCCTGAAGGGGATCAAAGTGGAAGAAGTTGTGCTTTACGCGCCAGGATTTGTTATCCTTGAAGGAGTACACAAGGACGGCGTAAGCTCCAAGATCAGGAATGTAGGCAAAGCTATCCCCACACGCCGCCTTGTCTGCATCCACAATAACATTGGCGAAGAAGGAATCATCATCGATGCTCTCGCTGGGAATCTCATAGCGTCTCAGCAGGGTGTCAGTGTTGAGGTCAAAGATGAGGATGGCAGGAGGGGAGAATTGCTTGGGAGACCCGAGGATGTCCGCTAATCCTGTGTCCACAACCCACAGCCTGTCGCATTCATCAATACGAATTCTAAATGTGGAAATTATCGTCTCATTGCTGGCAGGATGGGACTCCACATCTTTGGGCAGAGAGGCAGCTGCCAAACGATCACGGGGAGCTGCGATAAATCATCAATTAGTATACCTCACAGGTAGGGACATTTAAATTATCTTGATAtgcagaatattaaattaaaattgaattaatcaaGCCTAATTAATCACACAACACTGTGAGCAAGTGGGACAAGAAAATCAACCTCCACCTTCAAACCTTCCCTCCTCTCAACCAACATTTTATCTTAATCTTGAAATCTAATCGCGAAGTCATCACTGAATTGCATGAGAAATTCCCCGGAGAACAAGAAACCCGTTAAAGAGGAAATTTCCTCTCGCAATTAAGACGTTCTTTGCCCTGGCCGTCACATGAGGAATTCCCACAAATCTCCTAAGATGATCTTCCAGCCGGTTTCCCTCACGTGCGTATCGAGATTATTTATAAGAtcagatattttaatttattgcccACACGCCGTCTTGAACAACCTCCGCGAGCATTAAAGCGGTTTTCCCAGATGATttgttcttaaaataaaataaagaatgatAGGTAGGATGatagaaaatgtaataaatcgCAAAAAATGCGATTTGTGGAAGGAGGAGATTGATTAatatatttacttttattttttttagaggtttTAGGCTTGATCAGCTTTATCAGTGTGGAAAGAATGGAAGAAAAAGTatgtacattaaaaaaattaagagcaaaacgtgtttggaaaattttacatgCGCGGGGGAAATACTTAGGAGCTTGTTTCggcgcttttttttgttagcaATATTTGTAACATAAAAACATGTTTGGAGATTttgtaattatatttttttttcttgtttgaaaaaaaaatatatttgttaaaataataaattagtaaaatatGTTTGGAAAGATATAAGGAAAAtattaagatgaaaaatcatttacagTCGTGTCTGCgaggtaggaccgtcgtcaaaaaaacttctccgcggtaaaacggcttcagaataagGAAAGCCTCCAGAGTGGGACGATtcgtactattggaaaggcaAGATACTAATTGTACCACTCTGGAGGCAAATTTCcttattctgaagccgttttaccgcggagaagtttctttgacgacggtcctactacgCAGACACGACTGTACTTAATTACTAAAAGAAGCTGTTCTAaactaaaagaatatttagttacaatacaataaaatatttatgcagctttttaatcaaatttttaagaataaaaaatgtttagattctttccaaaataacgtctGAAATCCTTAATTCGTAAATCATCTTCAAACTTACTGataaatttgttcttttttcactcatttgaaggtttgaatatattttcagaaaataaatatgataaatatatgtactaaaataataaaatttaatttcattgaaatataatattgTTACGAAATTGCCGAAATCCCTCgcgaaaatcattttttttacaatttccataatttttcaactaataagaattaatttgactCGCTGGCAATATCCGCCAATTTTTGAGAAGCCAGCGAGCAAATATCCTGCCAACGAGTGAGAGAGATGAAAGATGCGTCACTCCGTGTCCAAAAGAGAGACACCCTACAGTGACGCAGACGGAAACTTCCAGACAACGAGAGGGAGTGAAATAGAAGAAGGATCGCCGTGTGCCGCAGTGCCTATATAAGCGGTGCACGCAAGCGATCTGCACGCATTCTGCGGTGCGCCGCCAGCGAGAAAGGACCTCCAAGGACCCACCTCAAGAGCTCTCAACGAGGGACAAAGCAGCTGCACAGCAAAGTCTCCCCGAATTGGGTCGAACAAGAAATCATCCCCAGCACAGCAAAGTCTCCCCGAATTGGGTCGAGCAAGAAATCATCCCCAGCACAGCAAAGTCTCCCCGAATTGGGTCGAGCAAGAAATCATCCCCAGCACAGCAAAGTCTCCCCGAAATCGGGTCGAGCAAGAACATCGTAGAAATCAACACAGATCATCAAGAGACGCCCGCATCGCTAGAGCGCCTTGAGAACATCGCTTGTACACCAGCAGGACGAAGCCCGCATCGCTTGAGCTCCCTTCTGGGCATTTTCTACAGATCATCAAGAGACGCCCGCGTGGCTAGAGCGCCTTGACTTCAACATCTGCACACCATCAAGAGACGCCCGCATCGCTAGAGCGCCTTGACTTCAACATCTGCACACCATCAAGAGACGCCCGCATCGCTAGAGCGCCTTGACTTCAACATCTGCACACCATCAAGAGACGCCCGCATCGCTAGAGCGCCTTGACATCAAGATCTGCACACCATCATCTTTGCTACAGAACATCAAGAGACGCCCGCATCGCTAGAGCGCCTTGACATCAACATCTGCACACCATCATCTTTGCTACAGAACATCAAGAGACGCCCGCATCGCTAGAGCGCCTTGAGAACATCATCTTCACATCATCACGAAAGCTGCCCCATCGTTTGAGTCTCCAGAGGAAATTGAGCGCACATCTACGCAGCAAGAGGATCATCCTGCGCCGTCGCAGAGAACAACAGCGAAATATCAGAGCACGAAGCTCATCCTGTACAACACATAAATTGAAGCCTGAAATAAATCTGATCATTTGAGTTAGACCGAAGTCTTTTCCTTCCGGCTACCTCTCTGAGTCTCATCGTCTCACATTTTCGTCAGGGTGAATCGTACGGCACAAAAACTCCCGCCGTAACAATATTCAATTACAAAGATAAGATCGTAATAACAAAAcgtaatgaaaattcaatatttatctGAATGGAATCATATATCCATTAcctattattttcaattttaaaacgaaataaaatttttaaatttttaaattaaattgcagtttttattctaatttttttctgaacaCGGAAATATCAATTTgctaattattgttttttttaagtaatttaattaaattatctcaTTTCTTAAGCCACAAAAAGCCTTATTATTCACtagaagttaaaaataaaggaCAGTACTGCGAGACACTGCTCTTATTTTGACTGAAAGAAACCTTTAGCAAGTAGAGGAGCTTGGTATTACTAATTTCTTTCAGAATTTATTCTGTTAAATCTGAATAAcaactaattttttaaactataaattttaattttaaaatctatttcaattatttcaacgtcttattttttttaattcatcctCGAAAATGTATcagatgaattaaaaaaaaacttttggagTTAAGGTTGTTTCAGGTTGTTAAATGAGCTGACTTCTCTACGTAATAACTAGTGTAgactttattatttaaatatactcggaatttttttgtcttatttaTTCTTGCTATTTGTTGTCAACTTTATTTAGAATTCCAGTCAATCATTGTTTTGTTCTTTCCCACTTTTTTCTGGGTTTTCCCATTATgccaaattattttgcaaatatgaGCTTTTACCAAAATTATCTGGAAATTAATCTAGTTATTTGTGTTTTCCCCTAAACTTGCTGAACTATTTGctttaggaattttctttaatcattcttttcttgttCTAACAAAATTTGCCAActcaaataaatcatattttgtcaatttttttaaacataagaaaagaaatacttGAAGCGAAATAATGGAATTAGCGCAAGCTGACATGGAAGACTTTATTATAAAACCTCTCTTTGCTTTTCCCTTTCTTTCGCGtgcataaattgcaaaagtctCTCGTAGCGAAGGTCCCCCACACTGAGTGCGGAAGACCGGGCTTGCATGTCTGTCAATATATGGTAAAGTTTAAATgctaaaaatgaaagagaagcTTTTGAGACTCACGCCCTTCGGTGGTGGCTGAAGGTTCATGATCAACAGGTAGTGTATTTGCAGCCCAATTTGGGTATGGACGCAATTTCCCGGAACTCACGCCGCTGTTCAGGTCGATGTAGTTGAGCGAAGATGCCACACCATCCTTCCATCTGGTATTCCGCGCAAAACAGACAGCCAACAGAGGAgacgcaaaaaaaagaacataaagaacagaaattatttctttaaaaaataaataaaaatcttcaaagaacTTTCACCGCAAAATGCaaatatgatgaaaaaattttatttgctctaaacattaattaaatttcccgaATTTTGTCTAAAACTAAATTTCCAGAAAATCTCTCTCTGTAGGGTAATTTAATGATTCCGCAACAAGGCATTAAATATGCGTATCATGcagcaaaataaaatcatcaaaagcACCTTTCCGGCGCtttgtggtgaattttttcGCGCGCAAAAGGTCGCGTTCCTCTCATTTTGGGCAttctgttgatttttatttttactttgaaaaaaaaaagccccgcGAACGTGTAATTGATAATTCCAATAGTGACCACTAGAATTGACAAACTTTCCATTGTGCAACGCTCAATTAACTTTTTGTgcgaaaaattgtttatttccAATGCACGAGAGGAGCATCAAATTACGCCGTGTGAGCCATggcataattttttcaatttaaccgATATTCCCATTGTGGTTTGCGTTATTGTAATAAAAgctgaaatatattttttttttagtttctgtGACACCCACAGAGTTAAATGGCGCTGATTTTGCGAAATAATAAGCAGGAGATGCGATGAAAATGCCGTTTAAAATTTACCTAAAACTAGTCTCGaatataattaattgatttatgaaTGACATGAGATCACATGGAAATAATCGTGGAGTTTTCATGGATTCTCCTCAGAAATGTCCTATGgatattttccacttttttctttatttctctggag harbors:
- the LOC129789905 gene encoding L-dopachrome tautomerase yellow-f2, coding for MKCWKLCAILAVFTICSVGQINGTRLEEVFRWKEVEYEWPDGVIAKDYKGANNLPLGLDVWRNKLFITVPRWKDGVASSLNYIDLNSGVSSGKLRPYPNWAANTLPVDHEPSATTEGPPRDRLAAASLPKDVESHPASNETIISTFRIRIDECDRLWVVDTGLADILGSPKQFSPPAILIFDLNTDTLLRRYEIPSESIDDDSFFANVIVDADKAACGDSFAYIPDLGAYAVLVYSFKDNKSWRVKHNFFHFDPLQGDYNVAGVNFQWTDGVFGMAVGKPLPDGSRLVYFHALSSTKEFAVPNKVLQNETYSTGSDAYYEYKLLGDRGQNSQSTAEFYDPSTEVIFYTQVNRDAIGCWNTNKPFNPDNQGLVDSDSEALVFPNDLKVDPSGTLWVLSDRMPAFIYKQLDPQQHNFRILRANTKQIIQGTPCDP
- the LOC129789895 gene encoding pyruvate dehydrogenase [acetyl-transferring]-phosphatase 1, mitochondrial, with amino-acid sequence MATFVRKMRRLGAVDRSLLAHMRKYRSEIPKLSPHDVNQILRANEFTKDFSGGSVRYFDSNQLASNSPMEDARTEANCLYTSGLLVGVFDGHGGSACAQVSSKRILRYIAASLINPTDLRRLLDDNAKSFSFLQCHNDRLEFVPEIRDIYEESFSKFAGDLLRRKGSTSVEQVMEQAVLRLDGDMSREAIENTSVRTLAVAMSGAVACVAHVDGCHLHVAGVGDCGAVLGSMNDTTGQWTARKLTTEHNAQNVGEVRRILAQHPPNERDTVIRVDRLLGQLAPLRALGDFRYKWPRDTLEKVAAPQYGEAAVPPHYHTPPYLTAQPEIKYHRLEPRDKFLVLATDGLWDCLTPLQVVRLVGEHMNGKTFLQPLELPNRDIRLGELSQMLAHRKTGIPKKPMDKNSATHLIRNALGGTDYGIEHSKISHILSLPPDVVRLFRDDITVTVVYFDSEYLQSTLL
- the LOC129789949 gene encoding uncharacterized protein LOC129789949, encoding MFLDKRHKSKLPKELQDLNDLEKKPRQDDVAATLNPEVDPLSNIKELSSYIEQLDHPPLKLPIEKIPNYPEALDDDLSNLRVPSPPILGAADIQKVENKSMDPEAAGMACSSNYRQAMQAYNRGLLDRTRMNTQTEVELFGQFVVKMLRKMNEPSRFATMSKMSSILFENILSSGFANTEGNGGNGGNGGNGGTNGASGVNGDGGDGDVAMSMIDALISKHESN